In the Candidatus Saccharibacteria bacterium oral taxon 488 genome, one interval contains:
- the rnpA gene encoding ribonuclease P protein component, which produces MLRHVNRFHGHGSLRYVYARGRAIRSSQLTMKYIANPRRRHGRFSVVISKKVLKSAVKRNRVRRRIYEIIRLELPYIRGGFDVVIMVFSPEVLVMPHSDLRTAVKQLFSQAGLYK; this is translated from the coding sequence ATGTTACGTCACGTCAACCGATTTCATGGTCATGGTAGTCTGCGCTACGTCTATGCGCGCGGGCGGGCAATTCGCTCATCGCAGCTCACCATGAAATATATTGCCAATCCGCGCCGTCGCCATGGTCGGTTTTCGGTAGTGATTAGTAAAAAGGTGCTTAAATCCGCCGTCAAACGCAACCGCGTACGTCGCCGAATTTACGAAATTATCCGACTCGAGTTACCATATATTCGGGGCGGGTTTGATGTTGTTATTATGGTGTTTTCGCCGGAGGTGCTGGTGATGCCACATAGCGACCTAAGGACGGCAGTAAAACAACTCTTTTCACAGGCGGGGCTGTATAAATAG
- the rpmH gene encoding 50S ribosomal protein L34, with protein sequence MPKRTFQPHKRHRAKTHGFRARVSTKAGRAVLKRRRLKGRAKIAI encoded by the coding sequence ATGCCAAAGCGAACATTTCAACCACACAAGCGACATCGCGCCAAGACGCACGGTTTTCGAGCTCGTGTTTCGACCAAGGCTGGCCGCGCTGTTCTGAAGCGTCGTCGCCTCAAGGGTCGCGCTAAAATCGCTATCTAG